From one Microbacter margulisiae genomic stretch:
- a CDS encoding VIT1/CCC1 transporter family protein, with product MIHTENHLKNSDFITDVVIGMSDGLTVPFALAAGVSSAVASNHIVTTAGIAEVIAGCIAMGLGGYLAGKTEWDHYKSERAKEEYEVEFIPEKEKEEIKEIFAAYGFSEDFQTRLAEELSRDKEKWVDFMMKYELGLERPDPNRASKSAITIGLSYVVGGMIPLSPYFFTATPAMGLHISAIITLICLFVFGFVKSKVTGQPLFTGALKVMIIGALAAAAAFVVARLFA from the coding sequence ATGATTCATACTGAAAATCACCTGAAGAATTCGGATTTCATCACTGATGTTGTGATCGGGATGAGCGACGGGCTGACTGTTCCTTTTGCTTTAGCGGCTGGTGTAAGCAGCGCCGTGGCCAGCAATCACATTGTGACTACCGCGGGCATTGCCGAGGTAATAGCAGGATGCATCGCTATGGGGCTTGGAGGTTATCTGGCGGGCAAGACCGAGTGGGATCACTATAAATCGGAACGTGCCAAAGAAGAATACGAAGTAGAGTTTATCCCCGAGAAGGAAAAAGAAGAGATAAAAGAGATTTTTGCAGCGTATGGATTCAGCGAGGATTTCCAGACCCGCCTGGCTGAAGAGCTGTCGAGGGACAAGGAGAAATGGGTGGACTTTATGATGAAGTATGAGCTGGGGCTTGAACGCCCCGATCCCAATCGTGCCTCCAAGAGCGCCATCACGATTGGTTTGAGCTATGTGGTCGGAGGGATGATCCCTCTTTCACCCTATTTCTTTACTGCTACTCCTGCAATGGGGCTGCACATTTCAGCCATCATCACGTTAATTTGTTTGTTTGTGTTCGGCTTTGTCAAAAGCAAAGTCACTGGACAACCCTTGTTTACAGGTGCGTTGAAAGTAATGATTATCGGAGCGTTGGCTGCTGCAGCTGCTTTTGTTGTGGCCAGGCTGTTTGCCTAA
- a CDS encoding SDR family oxidoreductase, translating into MQNLFDLHDKVVVITGGTGVLGSKMSEYLAEQGAKIAILARNIANGEALVSSIHKQGGTAIFLQADVLNQAQLETNARKIIDTFGHIDVLINGAGGNMPGATISPDKTIFDLNIDDFRKVVDLNLMGTVIPTMVFAKEMVKQQQGSIINISSESALRPLTRVVGYGAAKAAVTNFTKYLSIELATKFGQGFRVNAMAPGFFLTEQNRTLLTNPDGSYTDRAKTIIAHTPFGRFGEAEELLGTLHWLASDASKFVTGTLTIIDGGFDAFAI; encoded by the coding sequence ATGCAAAACTTATTTGATTTACACGACAAAGTGGTTGTCATAACCGGTGGCACCGGAGTTTTAGGTAGTAAAATGTCAGAATATTTGGCAGAACAAGGGGCAAAAATTGCTATCTTGGCAAGAAATATTGCCAACGGAGAAGCGTTGGTCTCAAGTATTCACAAACAAGGCGGTACGGCAATATTTTTACAGGCAGATGTTCTTAATCAAGCCCAGTTGGAGACCAATGCGCGCAAAATTATAGACACATTCGGACATATTGATGTATTAATTAATGGAGCCGGCGGCAATATGCCGGGAGCAACAATTTCTCCGGATAAAACGATCTTCGATCTAAATATTGATGATTTTCGTAAAGTGGTAGATTTGAATCTGATGGGAACTGTTATTCCCACGATGGTTTTTGCAAAAGAAATGGTGAAACAACAGCAGGGTAGCATCATTAATATTTCATCCGAATCAGCTTTACGACCACTCACACGCGTAGTGGGATATGGTGCCGCCAAAGCCGCTGTAACTAATTTCACAAAATATTTGTCCATAGAATTAGCCACTAAATTTGGGCAAGGATTTAGAGTAAATGCCATGGCTCCGGGCTTTTTCCTTACGGAACAAAACAGAACCTTACTGACTAATCCTGATGGTTCTTATACAGACAGGGCAAAAACAATCATAGCCCATACGCCGTTCGGACGTTTTGGCGAAGCAGAAGAATTATTAGGAACCTTGCATTGGCTGGCTAGTGACGCTTCCAAATTTGTTACAGGAACCTTGACCATAATTGACGGTGGATTTGATGCATTCGCCATTTAA
- the pdxB gene encoding 4-phosphoerythronate dehydrogenase PdxB, with amino-acid sequence MKIVIDDKIPYIKGAFEEKAEVIYLPGSKTTPDIVKDADVLVTRTRTICNEKLLSGSSVKFIATATIGFDHIDIDYCATHGIQWTNAPGCNSKSVEQYIASVLMVLATKKNLQLKELRMGIVGVGNVGKKIARLCDLLGMKVLLNDPPRERTEGSSGFVSLQTVMEEADIITLHVPLNMKGEDATYHLADEPFFAKLKRQPVLINSCRGEVVETEAVKTAIAQQQISSFVCDCWEHEPGIDLDLLSQTELATPHIAGYSKDGKALGTQMSVHAVNTFFNLGLNDWQPSGVEKPQNPVIEINGSGLTEQQILAKAILATYDIRQDDATFRNNTAQFEQLRGDYPTRREFPAYTIIPTKITDETIAKLRQLGFNIDNK; translated from the coding sequence ATGAAGATAGTTATTGATGACAAAATCCCTTACATAAAAGGAGCTTTCGAAGAGAAAGCGGAAGTGATCTATCTCCCCGGATCAAAAACGACACCCGACATAGTGAAAGACGCTGATGTGTTGGTCACCCGTACACGCACAATTTGCAATGAAAAATTACTGTCCGGATCGTCGGTGAAATTTATCGCAACAGCGACCATCGGATTCGATCACATTGATATTGACTATTGCGCTACGCATGGCATTCAATGGACAAATGCCCCTGGCTGCAATTCCAAGTCGGTTGAACAATACATTGCCTCCGTATTGATGGTGCTGGCAACGAAAAAAAACCTGCAACTAAAAGAGTTGAGAATGGGAATCGTAGGGGTTGGAAATGTAGGAAAGAAAATTGCACGGTTGTGTGATCTGTTAGGAATGAAAGTACTGCTGAATGACCCTCCCCGGGAACGCACCGAAGGTTCATCCGGATTTGTATCGTTACAGACAGTTATGGAAGAAGCTGATATTATCACGCTGCACGTGCCATTAAACATGAAAGGAGAAGATGCCACCTATCACCTTGCGGATGAACCGTTTTTTGCAAAGCTGAAAAGACAACCGGTGCTGATTAATTCATGCCGCGGCGAAGTGGTGGAAACGGAAGCCGTCAAAACAGCGATTGCTCAACAGCAAATCTCTTCTTTTGTATGCGATTGCTGGGAACACGAACCCGGAATCGATCTCGACTTATTAAGTCAGACAGAACTGGCCACTCCCCATATTGCAGGTTATTCCAAAGACGGAAAAGCATTAGGGACACAAATGAGCGTGCATGCAGTCAATACGTTTTTCAATCTTGGTTTAAATGACTGGCAGCCGTCAGGTGTCGAAAAACCTCAAAATCCTGTTATTGAAATTAATGGATCCGGCTTAACGGAACAACAAATATTGGCAAAAGCAATACTGGCAACATATGATATCCGGCAGGATGACGCTACTTTCAGAAACAATACAGCTCAGTTTGAGCAACTACGCGGCGACTACCCTACCCGTCGGGAATTTCCGGCCTATACCATTATTCCTACCAAAATAACAGATGAGACTATAGCCAAACTTCGACAACTGGGATTCAACATTGATAATAAATAA
- a CDS encoding polyprenyl synthetase family protein: protein MLTATEIQKIINQRIESLSFPATPADLYDPIQYILSLGGKRLRPTLTLMACNLFSDEVELAIEPALGIELFHNFTLLHDDIMDKADKRRGHLTVHRKWNENVAILSGDAMQIEAYRHISLTSVANLPRVLARFSQTAIEVCEGQQIDMDFEKRCEVPEEDYLEMIRLKTAVLVAASLQIGAWMGGATEQEAGLLYDFGSSLGLAFQLQDDLLDVYGDAKTFGKNIGGDIVSNKKTFLLILAMNSATGSIKESLLRWIKEPVVNPEEKIKAVTEIYDTLGIGSICKKQIASFHEKAFVAFDKLGLPLSRKQILIDYVSALMQRQT from the coding sequence ATGTTGACAGCTACTGAGATACAAAAAATTATTAATCAGAGAATTGAATCCCTTTCATTTCCGGCTACTCCTGCCGATTTATATGATCCCATCCAATATATTCTTTCGTTAGGAGGTAAAAGGCTACGTCCAACTCTCACATTGATGGCGTGCAATTTGTTTTCCGATGAGGTTGAATTGGCAATTGAACCTGCTTTGGGAATAGAATTGTTCCATAACTTTACGCTCTTGCATGATGATATCATGGATAAGGCGGATAAACGAAGAGGACACCTTACCGTTCATCGTAAGTGGAATGAAAATGTAGCTATTCTATCCGGAGATGCGATGCAAATAGAAGCTTATCGTCATATATCCCTTACTTCTGTTGCAAATCTGCCGAGGGTACTTGCCCGTTTTTCGCAGACAGCTATTGAAGTGTGCGAAGGTCAACAAATCGATATGGATTTTGAGAAGCGATGTGAAGTTCCGGAAGAGGATTATCTTGAAATGATACGGCTTAAGACAGCGGTTTTAGTGGCAGCCAGCCTTCAGATAGGTGCTTGGATGGGTGGAGCCACTGAGCAGGAAGCTGGATTGTTGTATGACTTTGGGTCTTCGTTAGGGCTTGCATTTCAGCTTCAGGATGATTTGCTGGATGTGTATGGTGATGCAAAGACATTTGGGAAAAATATCGGAGGAGATATTGTTTCCAACAAAAAAACCTTTTTGTTGATTCTTGCTATGAATAGCGCTACCGGAAGTATTAAAGAATCCCTTTTACGCTGGATAAAAGAACCGGTAGTAAATCCTGAAGAAAAAATCAAGGCTGTCACTGAAATATATGATACGTTGGGGATAGGATCCATTTGCAAAAAGCAGATTGCTTCTTTTCATGAAAAAGCATTTGTGGCGTTTGATAAACTTGGCTTACCCCTGTCGCGGAAACAAATATTGATTGATTATGTCTCTGCCCTGATGCAGCGTCAAACTTAA
- a CDS encoding YifB family Mg chelatase-like AAA ATPase, with protein MLVKTFGAAVHGIHATIVTIEVNVSRGIRFLLVGLPDNAVKESQQRIISALQVNNIEFPRHQVVINMAPADIRKEGSAYDLPLAIGILAASKTIKSDELDQYLIMGELSLDGTLQPVKGMLPIAIKAREEGFKGMIVPKQNAREAAVVNNISIYGAETIKEVLDFLNGDITIEPTIVDTRQEFMEQIGLFESDFADVRGQESVKRAIEVAAAGGHNLIMVGPPGAGKSMMAQRIPSILPPLSLHEALETTKIHSVAGKMGTNISLLAQRPFRNPHHTISDVALVGGGTFPQPGEISLAHNGVLFLDELPEFKRSVLEVLRQPLEERKICISRAKFAIEYPASFMLVASMNPCPCGYHNHPDRECVCSPGAIQKYLGRISGPLLDRIDIQIEIVPVPFDKLAGSAQPEPSSAIRERVMKARYIQENRFKETRGIYCNAQMSSKLLRQYAQPDASGSALLKNAMQRLNLSARAYDRILKVSRTIADLEGSDKVLGHHIAEAINYRNLDRDGWGG; from the coding sequence ATGTTAGTCAAAACGTTCGGAGCAGCTGTGCATGGCATTCATGCAACCATTGTAACCATCGAGGTAAATGTATCGCGGGGAATCCGTTTTTTATTGGTCGGCTTACCCGATAACGCCGTCAAAGAGAGTCAACAACGCATCATTTCAGCATTGCAGGTCAATAACATCGAATTTCCGCGTCACCAGGTGGTGATCAACATGGCTCCGGCAGATATCCGCAAAGAAGGTTCTGCATACGATCTACCACTCGCTATCGGAATTCTGGCTGCTTCGAAAACGATTAAAAGCGATGAACTGGATCAATATCTCATCATGGGAGAACTTTCACTTGACGGGACGCTGCAACCTGTGAAAGGGATGCTTCCGATCGCCATCAAGGCGCGTGAAGAAGGCTTTAAAGGAATGATTGTTCCTAAACAAAATGCACGCGAAGCTGCTGTGGTCAACAATATCTCTATCTATGGTGCAGAAACTATCAAAGAGGTGCTCGATTTTCTCAATGGTGATATCACAATTGAGCCAACCATAGTGGATACCCGGCAGGAATTTATGGAACAGATAGGACTTTTCGAATCGGACTTTGCCGATGTGCGCGGTCAGGAAAGCGTGAAACGGGCTATTGAAGTAGCAGCTGCCGGTGGTCACAATCTGATTATGGTAGGTCCCCCGGGCGCGGGAAAATCCATGATGGCGCAACGTATTCCCTCCATTCTTCCTCCTTTGTCGCTTCACGAAGCATTGGAAACAACCAAAATTCATTCGGTAGCAGGAAAGATGGGAACCAATATTTCGTTGTTGGCACAGCGACCTTTCCGAAATCCCCACCATACCATTTCCGACGTTGCCCTGGTAGGGGGTGGTACTTTCCCTCAACCTGGAGAGATTTCCCTGGCACACAATGGGGTACTTTTTCTGGATGAATTACCTGAATTTAAGCGCAGCGTACTGGAAGTATTACGACAACCACTGGAAGAACGTAAGATTTGCATTTCGCGCGCCAAGTTCGCTATTGAATATCCCGCGAGCTTCATGCTGGTGGCTTCGATGAATCCCTGTCCATGCGGCTATCACAACCATCCCGACAGGGAATGCGTTTGTTCACCAGGTGCCATCCAAAAATACCTGGGACGAATCTCAGGCCCATTGCTCGATCGCATTGATATTCAGATTGAAATCGTTCCGGTGCCTTTCGACAAACTGGCCGGCTCAGCACAGCCTGAGCCCAGTAGTGCAATCCGCGAGCGTGTCATGAAAGCGCGGTATATTCAGGAAAATCGTTTTAAAGAGACAAGAGGTATCTATTGCAATGCACAAATGAGTTCAAAGCTATTACGGCAGTATGCACAACCCGATGCCTCAGGTTCGGCACTACTGAAGAATGCCATGCAGCGACTCAATCTTTCGGCAAGAGCATATGACCGCATCCTGAAGGTATCGCGTACCATAGCGGATCTCGAAGGTAGTGACAAAGTGCTTGGACACCACATCGCCGAAGCCATTAACTACCGGAATCTCGACCGCGACGGATGGGGAGGTTAG
- the gnd gene encoding decarboxylating NADP(+)-dependent phosphogluconate dehydrogenase, whose protein sequence is MKKLADIGLIGLAVMGENLVLNMESKGYTVSVFNRTVERVDHFVNGRGAGKNFIATHSIAELCASLERPRKVMMLVKAGKPVDDFIDQLLPHLEPSDIIIDGGNSHFPDTIRRTKYVESKGLLYIGTGVSGGEEGALNGPSMMPGGSPAAWSAVKDIFQSISAKVEDGTPCCDWVGEGGAGHFVKMVHNGIEYGDMQIINEAYQIMKDMLGMSADEMHEVFKAWNEGDLDSYLIEITRDILAYKDENGEPLVEKILDTAGQKGTGKWTAVSALDLGIPLTLIGESVFARCLSAQKEMRVEASKLIQGPKVNFTGDKAQMISDLKDALFGAKIISYAQGYNLMMEAAKEYEWNLNYGGIALMWRGGCIIRSVFLGDIKKAFDKNPNLEHLLFDPYFKNIIEAAQSGWRRVCAAALSNGIPVPALTAALCYFDGLRTERLPANLLQAQRDYFGAHTYERVDRPRGEFFHTNWTGKGGDTASTTYVV, encoded by the coding sequence ATGAAAAAACTGGCAGACATCGGATTAATCGGATTAGCCGTGATGGGCGAAAATCTGGTTCTAAACATGGAGAGCAAAGGATACACAGTGAGCGTTTTTAACCGTACCGTAGAACGTGTTGATCATTTTGTAAATGGTCGCGGAGCAGGGAAAAATTTCATAGCAACACATTCCATTGCCGAACTTTGCGCATCGCTCGAAAGACCGCGTAAGGTGATGATGCTTGTAAAAGCGGGCAAACCTGTGGATGATTTTATTGATCAATTATTACCTCACCTGGAGCCGAGCGATATCATCATCGACGGGGGAAATTCCCATTTCCCGGATACTATCCGGCGCACTAAATACGTTGAAAGCAAAGGGCTACTTTATATCGGAACCGGTGTCTCAGGAGGTGAAGAAGGTGCTTTGAACGGCCCCTCAATGATGCCTGGCGGATCACCCGCTGCCTGGTCTGCCGTCAAAGATATTTTTCAATCTATTTCCGCAAAAGTGGAAGACGGAACACCTTGCTGCGACTGGGTCGGCGAGGGCGGTGCCGGTCATTTTGTCAAAATGGTGCACAACGGCATCGAATATGGCGACATGCAAATTATCAACGAAGCTTACCAGATTATGAAAGACATGCTGGGAATGTCTGCTGACGAAATGCATGAAGTATTTAAGGCTTGGAACGAAGGCGATCTCGATTCATACCTCATCGAAATTACACGTGATATTTTAGCATACAAAGATGAAAATGGAGAACCTCTGGTTGAAAAAATACTCGACACGGCAGGCCAAAAAGGTACCGGAAAATGGACAGCCGTATCGGCTCTCGATCTTGGCATTCCTTTGACACTGATTGGAGAATCGGTCTTTGCCCGTTGTTTATCCGCTCAAAAAGAGATGCGCGTTGAAGCCTCAAAATTAATACAAGGCCCTAAAGTGAATTTCACAGGAGATAAAGCTCAGATGATTTCGGATCTGAAAGATGCGTTATTTGGAGCAAAAATTATTTCATATGCTCAGGGATATAACCTGATGATGGAAGCGGCCAAAGAATACGAGTGGAACCTGAATTACGGAGGAATCGCATTAATGTGGCGTGGAGGATGTATCATCCGTTCTGTCTTCTTAGGCGATATTAAAAAGGCATTTGATAAGAACCCGAACCTGGAACATCTGTTGTTCGATCCTTATTTCAAAAACATTATCGAAGCAGCCCAGTCCGGATGGCGTCGCGTATGCGCAGCCGCTCTCTCCAATGGTATCCCTGTGCCAGCGTTAACCGCAGCATTATGTTATTTCGACGGATTACGCACGGAACGTCTCCCGGCTAATCTTTTACAAGCACAACGCGACTATTTCGGCGCACATACTTACGAAAGAGTCGATAGACCGCGTGGCGAATTCTTCCATACCAACTGGACAGGAAAAGGTGGAGATACAGCTTCAACAACTTATGTAGTATAG
- a CDS encoding tagaturonate epimerase family protein, which yields MKLAKNSIGIGDRFAHQGVAQLRAIAKANQYGVNISPVWNKSNREHIYIHSHPSDVRKEADLAVATLEFQGKYFVDADHINLGTVSPFVETADFFTLDVAAFIGKESAENDIKLFVSSCQKYIGDLSIPGIDHPLLVSEELLQNIATKFLAATQQASEIYHFLENKKGKDNFITEVSMDEVESPQTPIELLFILKMLADKGVPAQTIAPKFTGRFNKGVDYKGDTKQFAKEFEEDVLILDFAVKEFGLPEELKLSIHSGSDKFSIYPIMAQIIKKHNKGLHLKTAGTTWLEEVIGLALAGGKALTIAKKIYATSLGLKDELCAPYADVIDIDVSQLPSIEEVNSWDSEKFANTLRHIPGHPDYNPNFRQLIHVAYKIAADMGTTYTDLLEQHAEIIGQCVEENIFDRHLKRLFGLGE from the coding sequence ATGAAATTAGCAAAAAACAGCATTGGCATTGGAGATCGTTTTGCACATCAAGGAGTAGCACAACTCCGCGCAATAGCAAAAGCAAACCAATATGGAGTCAATATCAGTCCGGTTTGGAATAAATCAAACCGTGAACACATATACATACATTCGCATCCTTCAGACGTTCGCAAAGAGGCTGATTTAGCGGTAGCTACGCTGGAATTTCAAGGAAAGTATTTTGTAGATGCCGACCATATCAATTTAGGCACAGTATCACCATTTGTAGAAACCGCTGATTTCTTTACGCTTGATGTAGCAGCTTTCATCGGAAAAGAAAGCGCTGAAAATGATATTAAATTATTCGTTTCTTCATGCCAAAAATACATAGGAGATCTGAGTATTCCGGGAATTGATCATCCGCTGCTCGTTTCAGAAGAATTACTCCAAAACATCGCCACAAAATTTTTAGCTGCCACCCAACAGGCTTCCGAAATATATCATTTTCTTGAAAACAAAAAAGGGAAAGATAACTTTATCACGGAGGTATCTATGGATGAAGTGGAAAGCCCACAAACACCAATTGAACTACTGTTTATTTTAAAAATGTTGGCAGACAAAGGAGTTCCAGCGCAGACTATTGCGCCAAAATTTACAGGAAGATTCAACAAAGGCGTTGATTACAAAGGAGACACAAAACAATTTGCTAAAGAATTTGAAGAAGATGTGCTAATTCTTGATTTTGCTGTCAAAGAATTTGGTTTGCCGGAAGAGTTGAAATTAAGCATACATTCTGGCAGCGATAAATTTTCCATTTACCCAATTATGGCTCAAATCATCAAAAAGCATAACAAAGGATTACATCTGAAAACTGCAGGTACCACCTGGCTTGAAGAAGTTATAGGATTGGCGCTTGCTGGGGGAAAAGCCCTTACAATCGCAAAGAAAATTTATGCTACTTCCTTGGGATTGAAAGATGAATTATGCGCCCCTTATGCTGATGTAATCGACATTGACGTATCCCAATTACCATCGATTGAAGAAGTAAACAGTTGGGATAGCGAAAAGTTTGCAAATACCTTACGACACATTCCGGGACATCCTGATTACAATCCGAATTTCCGCCAGTTGATCCACGTTGCATATAAAATTGCAGCGGATATGGGAACGACCTACACAGATTTATTGGAACAACACGCAGAAATCATCGGTCAATGCGTTGAAGAAAACATATTTGACCGGCACTTAAAACGATTATTTGGTTTGGGAGAATAG
- a CDS encoding sugar kinase, translated as MSLELKKNCAYSLLVASSMGVRITPVNGQPVHSSHLFEMQATSAETNVASIASYLGLPVKVLTTFVKDSPIAQFIKNDLKSRHMDYEGPEIAQGDPWGYRHQFNIADSGFGLRGPRVQNDRAGEVGRTLNVKDFDLERIFGKEGVQVVHLSGLIGALSPETSNFCLELARFAKKHGTRISFDLNYRASFWKGREKELRGIFTEIASVSDILIGNEEDFQLCLGIEGPEAGGKGIEAKIEGFKEMISRVKKSFPNASVFATTLRQVISANEHLWGAIMLEGNNWQVIEPRKINVLDRIGGGDGFVGGMLYAILKGWEPEKWGQFGWASGALATTFLTDYAQPADEEMIWSIWGGNARVKR; from the coding sequence ATGAGCCTAGAATTAAAAAAAAATTGTGCATATTCTTTATTAGTAGCTTCCAGTATGGGAGTCAGGATTACGCCGGTAAACGGACAACCCGTCCATAGCAGTCATCTGTTTGAAATGCAAGCTACCAGTGCTGAAACCAATGTGGCCAGCATAGCATCGTATTTAGGACTTCCCGTAAAAGTTTTGACTACCTTTGTAAAAGACAGCCCGATAGCTCAATTTATAAAAAACGATCTAAAAAGCAGACACATGGACTACGAAGGGCCGGAAATTGCCCAAGGAGATCCGTGGGGATACCGGCATCAGTTTAATATTGCCGATAGCGGATTCGGGTTAAGAGGGCCGCGCGTTCAGAATGACCGGGCTGGCGAAGTAGGACGCACGCTGAATGTAAAAGATTTTGATCTGGAACGGATTTTTGGAAAAGAAGGGGTTCAGGTCGTACATTTGTCGGGATTGATTGGAGCACTCTCTCCTGAAACAAGTAATTTTTGCCTTGAACTAGCCCGTTTTGCTAAGAAACATGGAACGCGTATTTCATTCGACCTGAACTACAGAGCCTCTTTTTGGAAAGGACGTGAAAAAGAACTACGCGGGATCTTTACCGAAATTGCATCTGTATCAGATATTTTAATTGGCAACGAAGAAGATTTTCAACTATGTTTGGGTATAGAAGGTCCGGAAGCCGGAGGGAAAGGTATTGAAGCAAAAATCGAAGGATTCAAGGAAATGATTTCCAGAGTAAAAAAATCATTCCCCAATGCTTCTGTTTTTGCTACCACATTGCGACAGGTAATCAGTGCGAACGAACACCTTTGGGGAGCAATCATGCTCGAAGGAAACAATTGGCAGGTCATTGAACCGCGAAAAATAAATGTCCTTGACCGTATCGGTGGCGGCGATGGATTTGTAGGCGGTATGTTATATGCTATTCTGAAAGGCTGGGAACCTGAAAAATGGGGACAATTCGGATGGGCATCCGGAGCGTTGGCTACAACATTTTTGACCGACTATGCACAACCTGCAGATGAAGAAATGATATGGAGCATCTGGGGAGGCAATGCAAGAGTAAAAAGATAG
- a CDS encoding lactate racemase domain-containing protein has product MLYYEIGSIHHELNANDLKKGLYEALDKLGKKTKVLAIPPDYTRLPSRSGELTEFTWQYYGEALTDVLPALGTHTPMTPHQIAHMFGSLPPSLIRDHDWRHDVVTVGMIPAEYVKEVSGGAVSFPWPAQVNKLLLEGHFDLILSIGQVVPHEVVGMANYNKNIFVGTGGVEGINKSHFVGAVYGMEKMMGHADTPVRRLFNYASEHFTKHLPIVYVQTVVGLDKSDGKIKTRGLFIGDDFEVFDKAAKLALQVNFEMLDKPLKKVVVYLDPTEFKSTWLGNKSVYRTRMAIDDGGELIVIAPALREFGEDKEIDRLIRKYGYFGTPATLRACNENEDLRNNLSAAAHLIHGSSEGRFSITYCPGKGPENLTKAEIESVGFKYGDIDQITALYNPGKLHDGYNTLENGEEIFYISNPALGLWAYKDRFDY; this is encoded by the coding sequence ATGTTGTATTACGAAATAGGTTCTATACATCACGAACTCAATGCTAATGACCTAAAAAAGGGTCTGTATGAAGCATTAGATAAACTGGGGAAGAAGACAAAAGTACTTGCTATTCCTCCCGATTATACGCGGCTGCCAAGCCGCTCCGGCGAACTTACCGAATTTACGTGGCAATATTATGGAGAGGCATTGACGGATGTATTGCCTGCATTAGGCACTCATACCCCCATGACTCCTCATCAGATTGCTCATATGTTCGGCTCATTGCCACCCTCGTTAATTCGCGATCACGATTGGAGGCATGACGTAGTAACCGTGGGAATGATCCCGGCGGAATATGTAAAAGAAGTTTCAGGAGGAGCTGTCAGCTTCCCCTGGCCTGCACAGGTTAACAAATTGCTTTTAGAGGGACATTTTGACTTGATCCTTTCCATTGGACAAGTTGTCCCTCATGAAGTAGTGGGAATGGCAAATTACAATAAGAACATCTTTGTCGGGACAGGAGGAGTGGAAGGCATCAATAAAAGCCATTTCGTAGGAGCTGTGTATGGAATGGAAAAGATGATGGGACATGCCGATACGCCTGTGCGCCGCTTATTCAATTACGCTTCCGAGCATTTTACCAAACATCTTCCGATTGTGTATGTACAAACGGTAGTGGGACTTGACAAAAGCGATGGAAAAATTAAGACACGCGGACTTTTTATTGGCGATGACTTTGAAGTATTCGATAAAGCTGCTAAATTGGCATTGCAAGTAAATTTCGAAATGCTGGACAAACCCTTAAAAAAGGTGGTGGTTTATCTGGATCCGACTGAATTTAAGAGTACATGGCTGGGAAATAAATCTGTTTACAGGACAAGGATGGCAATAGACGACGGTGGAGAACTGATCGTGATTGCACCGGCACTGAGAGAATTCGGTGAAGACAAGGAAATCGACCGTCTCATCCGGAAATACGGATACTTCGGCACGCCCGCCACCCTCAGGGCATGCAATGAGAACGAAGATTTAAGAAACAACCTGAGCGCTGCCGCCCATCTGATTCATGGATCCTCTGAAGGAAGATTCAGCATTACCTATTGCCCGGGAAAAGGACCGGAGAATCTGACAAAGGCAGAAATAGAAAGCGTTGGTTTCAAGTATGGCGATATTGACCAAATCACAGCATTGTACAATCCGGGGAAACTCCATGACGGATACAATACACTGGAAAACGGAGAAGAGATTTTCTATATCTCCAATCCTGCCCTGGGACTATGGGCATATAAGGATAGATTTGACTACTAA